A window of the Agrococcus jejuensis genome harbors these coding sequences:
- the cysK gene encoding cysteine synthase A, which produces MARIYDDVTATIGGTPLVRLQRVDDTHATILAKLEYFNPGASVKDRIGKAIIEAAEASGELKPGGTIVEGTSGNTGIALALVGAAKGYRVILSMPETMSVERRAVLKALGAELVLTPGSEGMRGAVERAAQIVEETPGAILARQFDNPANPKVHRETTAEEIWADTDGAVDIFVAGIGTGGTVTGAGARLKELKPEVQVIAVEPIDSPLLTQGTAGPHKIQGIGANFVPSILDREVYDEVVDVALDDAVRVARELSAEEGIFSGISSGAIVWAALEVARRPENAGKTIVAIICDTGERYLSNPIYADLA; this is translated from the coding sequence ATGGCTCGCATCTACGACGACGTGACGGCCACGATCGGCGGCACGCCGCTCGTCCGACTGCAGCGCGTCGACGACACCCACGCGACGATCCTCGCGAAGCTCGAGTACTTCAACCCGGGCGCCAGCGTGAAGGACCGCATCGGCAAGGCGATCATCGAGGCCGCCGAGGCCTCGGGCGAGCTGAAGCCGGGCGGCACGATCGTCGAGGGCACGAGCGGCAACACCGGCATCGCGCTCGCGCTCGTCGGTGCCGCGAAGGGCTACCGCGTCATCCTGTCGATGCCCGAGACCATGTCGGTCGAGCGTCGCGCCGTGCTCAAGGCGCTCGGCGCCGAGCTCGTGCTCACGCCCGGCTCCGAGGGCATGCGCGGCGCCGTCGAGCGCGCCGCCCAGATCGTCGAGGAGACGCCCGGCGCGATCCTCGCCCGTCAGTTCGACAACCCCGCGAACCCCAAGGTGCACCGCGAGACGACGGCCGAGGAGATCTGGGCCGACACCGACGGCGCCGTCGACATCTTCGTCGCGGGCATCGGCACGGGCGGCACCGTCACGGGCGCGGGCGCTCGCCTCAAGGAGCTGAAGCCCGAGGTGCAGGTCATCGCCGTCGAGCCGATCGACTCGCCGCTGCTCACGCAGGGCACCGCGGGCCCGCACAAGATCCAGGGCATCGGCGCGAACTTCGTGCCGTCGATCCTCGACCGCGAGGTCTACGACGAGGTCGTCGACGTCGCGCTCGACGACGCCGTGCGCGTGGCGCGCGAGCTGTCGGCCGAGGAGGGCATCTTCTCGGGCATCTCGTCGGGCGCCATCGTCTGGGCCGCCCTCGAGGTCGCACGTCGCCCCGAGAACGCTGGCAAGACCATCGTCGCCATCATCTGCGACACCGGCGAGCGCTACCTGTCGAACCCGATCTACGCCGACCTGGCCTGA
- a CDS encoding L-threonylcarbamoyladenylate synthase encodes MPETFDCSVPTSLLAGVRAARQTLQTGGLVIMPTDTVYGIAADAFSPEAVAGLLAAKGRDRQSPPPVLVPDVATLTALAERVSDDVRALADAFWPGPLTIIVRAQPSLSWDLGETKGTVALRMPANDVALGLLAETGPLAVSSANRHGEPASTSAAAPAEALAESVAVVLDAGEVGEGYEPHADGERAQNGSTIVDATGERIRIVRQGVLSRERIAEVVGEALAP; translated from the coding sequence GTGCCCGAGACCTTCGACTGCAGCGTGCCCACGAGCCTCCTCGCCGGGGTGCGCGCGGCGCGGCAGACGCTGCAGACCGGCGGCCTCGTGATCATGCCGACCGACACGGTCTACGGCATCGCGGCCGACGCGTTCAGCCCCGAGGCCGTCGCGGGTCTCCTCGCTGCGAAGGGCCGCGATCGCCAGTCGCCCCCGCCGGTGCTCGTGCCAGACGTCGCCACGCTCACGGCGCTCGCCGAGCGCGTCTCCGACGACGTGCGCGCGCTCGCCGACGCGTTCTGGCCGGGGCCGCTCACGATCATCGTGCGCGCGCAGCCGAGCCTGTCGTGGGACCTCGGCGAGACGAAGGGCACCGTCGCGCTGCGCATGCCCGCGAACGACGTCGCGCTCGGCCTGCTCGCCGAGACGGGCCCGCTCGCCGTCTCGAGCGCCAACCGCCACGGCGAGCCCGCCTCCACGTCCGCCGCCGCACCCGCCGAGGCGCTCGCCGAGTCCGTCGCCGTCGTGCTCGACGCCGGCGAGGTGGGCGAGGGCTACGAGCCCCACGCCGACGGCGAGCGGGCGCAGAACGGGTCGACGATCGTCGACGCGACGGGGGAGCGCATCCGCATCGTGCGCCAGGGCGTGCTGTCGCGCGAGCGCATCGCCGAGGTCGTGGGCGAGGCGCTCGCGCCATGA
- a CDS encoding AAA family ATPase — protein sequence MPLVTLLSGPTATGKTTMAQALEAAGALRLSMDEAQWAAGYRGAFPPVEVIERLEAELKQRMTDAVEAGRSVVVDLSLTTRDFRDAWRAAAEAAGGSVDLVVLTAPTDVLWARIQQRAGRDGPNAFTLDRDALEAYVASVEPPHPDEHARVVVTG from the coding sequence ATGCCCCTCGTCACGCTGCTCAGCGGTCCGACCGCGACCGGCAAGACCACGATGGCGCAGGCGCTCGAGGCAGCGGGCGCGCTGCGCCTGTCGATGGACGAGGCGCAGTGGGCCGCCGGCTACCGCGGGGCCTTCCCTCCGGTCGAGGTCATCGAGCGCCTCGAGGCCGAGCTGAAGCAGCGCATGACGGATGCCGTCGAGGCTGGCCGCTCCGTCGTCGTCGACCTGTCGCTCACGACGCGGGACTTCCGCGACGCGTGGCGCGCGGCGGCGGAGGCGGCGGGCGGGAGCGTCGACCTCGTCGTGCTCACGGCGCCGACCGACGTGCTGTGGGCGCGCATCCAGCAGCGGGCGGGCCGCGACGGCCCCAACGCGTTCACGCTCGATCGCGATGCGCTCGAGGCGTACGTCGCGTCGGTCGAGCCGCCGCATCCCGACGAGCACGCGCGCGTCGTCGTCACCGGCTGA
- a CDS encoding F0F1 ATP synthase subunit gamma produces MGAQLRVYTQKIKSAQTTKKITKAMELIAASRIQKALARVEASSPYARAITRAVSAVATYSNEVHDLTLERDEIRRSAIVVLTSDRGLAGAFNSQILREAGELRAQLEAQGKEVEHYLVGRKAVQYFQFRRRAAVRDWTGETDVPTADLAKEIADAVIESYVKGSADGGVDEIHVVYNRFVSMMTQEPQTVRLLPLEIVDAADDATDGEHFPLYEFEPEPGRVLDALLPVYVESRIFNALLQSAASKQAATQKAMKSASDNADTLITDYTRLRNNARQAEITQQISEIVGGADALGSAK; encoded by the coding sequence ATGGGAGCCCAGCTCAGGGTCTACACGCAGAAGATCAAGTCTGCGCAGACGACCAAGAAGATCACGAAGGCGATGGAGCTCATCGCCGCGTCGCGCATCCAGAAGGCGCTGGCGCGGGTCGAGGCCTCCTCGCCGTACGCACGCGCGATCACGCGTGCCGTGAGCGCGGTCGCGACGTACTCGAACGAGGTCCACGACCTCACGCTCGAGCGCGACGAGATCCGCCGCAGCGCGATCGTGGTCCTCACGAGCGACCGCGGCCTCGCCGGCGCGTTCAACTCGCAGATCCTCCGCGAGGCCGGCGAGCTGCGCGCGCAGCTCGAGGCGCAGGGCAAGGAGGTCGAGCACTACCTGGTCGGCCGCAAGGCGGTGCAGTACTTCCAGTTCCGTCGCCGTGCCGCGGTGCGCGACTGGACGGGCGAGACCGACGTGCCCACGGCCGACCTGGCCAAGGAGATCGCCGACGCCGTCATCGAGTCGTACGTCAAGGGCTCGGCAGACGGTGGCGTCGACGAGATCCACGTCGTCTACAACCGCTTCGTCAGCATGATGACGCAGGAGCCGCAGACCGTGCGTCTGCTGCCCCTCGAGATCGTCGACGCAGCCGACGACGCGACCGACGGCGAGCACTTCCCGCTCTACGAGTTCGAGCCGGAGCCGGGCCGCGTGCTCGACGCGCTCCTGCCCGTCTACGTCGAGAGCCGCATCTTCAACGCCCTCCTGCAGTCCGCAGCCTCGAAGCAGGCCGCGACGCAGAAGGCGATGAAGTCGGCATCCGACAACGCGGACACGCTCATCACCGACTACACGCGCCTCCGCAACAACGCGCGTCAGGCAGAGATCACGCAGCAGATCTCCGAGATCGTGGGCGGCGCGGACGCCCTCGGCTCGGCGAAGTAA
- the atpB gene encoding F0F1 ATP synthase subunit A, producing the protein MSALPLLAISAAAPEPEPFHPPSLSEFFPEVFLLTDPTAVGLSGAEEPIFGLNRIMLIRFLAVAVMMLILWLAVRNMRIVPTRFQAGAEFLLGFVRQNVIIDTLGEKDGRRFMPVLMAMFFGILAMNITGIIPFLNIAGTSVIGMPLVLALVAYVLFIYAGLKKHPGAFLKNSLFPSGVPWPIYFIVTPIEFLSTFILRPVTLALRLLMNMVAGHLLLVLCFAATHFFFLSMLAYGDFLGLLGVGTLAFGLAFTLFEILVAVLQAYVFTYLTAVYIQLALADEH; encoded by the coding sequence CTGAGCGCGCTTCCCCTGCTGGCCATTTCCGCCGCCGCTCCCGAGCCCGAGCCGTTCCACCCGCCGAGCCTGTCGGAGTTCTTCCCTGAGGTCTTCCTCCTCACGGATCCGACGGCCGTGGGCCTTTCGGGCGCCGAGGAGCCGATCTTCGGCCTGAACCGCATCATGCTCATCCGCTTCCTCGCGGTCGCCGTGATGATGCTGATCCTGTGGCTCGCCGTGCGCAACATGCGCATCGTGCCGACGCGCTTCCAGGCCGGCGCCGAGTTCCTGCTCGGCTTCGTGCGCCAGAACGTGATCATCGACACGCTCGGCGAGAAGGACGGCCGCCGGTTCATGCCGGTGCTCATGGCCATGTTCTTCGGCATCCTCGCGATGAACATCACGGGCATCATCCCGTTCCTGAACATCGCAGGCACCTCGGTGATCGGCATGCCGCTCGTGCTCGCGCTCGTCGCGTACGTGCTGTTCATCTACGCGGGCCTCAAGAAGCACCCCGGCGCGTTCCTGAAGAACTCGCTCTTCCCGTCGGGCGTGCCGTGGCCGATCTACTTCATCGTGACGCCGATCGAGTTCCTCTCGACGTTCATCCTGCGTCCGGTCACGCTCGCCCTGCGACTCCTCATGAACATGGTCGCCGGCCACCTGCTGCTGGTGCTGTGCTTCGCGGCGACGCACTTCTTCTTCCTCTCGATGCTCGCCTACGGCGACTTCCTCGGGCTCCTCGGCGTCGGCACGCTGGCCTTCGGCCTCGCGTTCACGCTGTTCGAGATCCTCGTGGCCGTCCTCCAGGCGTACGTCTTCACCTACCTCACGGCCGTCTACATCCAGCTCGCGCTGGCAGACGAGCACTGA
- a CDS encoding MraY family glycosyltransferase, with protein MTLFVAVALLAAVVTWLMSLGTLRFALARGIHPPVRERDVHAKPTPRLGGVAMFAGVVAALTAGAFIPQFQAAYAEPHKIVALLCATGFIVTVGVLDDLLDLDWMLKLGAQLVAAGVIAFFVVRITSTPNPFGGIAVGSSQMSIVLTVVTIVLVMNAVNFIDGLDALVAGTTIIGSAAFFAYIWIISRSLGQAEAYFSTASVITAVVVGACVGFLPLNWHKAKMFMGDAGALMVGLLTATAAISVTGQIDLTVLGGRSQILPAFIPVLLPFAILALPLLDFVLAVLRRLLNGQSPFAADRKHLHHRLLDMGHTHLGAVLIFYSWTIVVSVGCLLFLFLDEWVAAGIIALGFLVCAVLTALPVSRRVWHSARRLARLRAAERRARSRRQSKVEAGERR; from the coding sequence ATGACCCTCTTCGTCGCGGTCGCGCTGCTCGCCGCCGTCGTCACCTGGCTCATGAGCCTCGGCACGCTGCGCTTCGCGCTCGCCCGCGGCATCCATCCGCCCGTGCGCGAGCGCGACGTGCACGCCAAGCCCACGCCGCGCCTCGGCGGCGTCGCGATGTTCGCTGGCGTCGTCGCCGCGCTCACGGCGGGCGCGTTCATCCCGCAGTTCCAAGCCGCCTACGCGGAGCCGCACAAGATCGTCGCGCTGCTGTGCGCGACGGGCTTCATCGTCACGGTCGGCGTGCTCGACGACCTGCTCGACCTCGACTGGATGCTCAAGCTCGGCGCGCAGCTCGTCGCCGCCGGCGTCATCGCGTTCTTCGTCGTGCGCATCACGTCGACGCCCAACCCGTTCGGCGGCATCGCGGTGGGGTCGTCGCAGATGTCGATCGTGCTGACCGTCGTGACGATCGTGCTCGTCATGAACGCCGTCAACTTCATCGACGGCCTCGACGCGCTCGTCGCAGGCACGACGATCATCGGCTCCGCCGCGTTCTTCGCGTACATCTGGATCATCAGCCGCTCGCTCGGCCAGGCTGAGGCGTACTTCTCGACCGCGAGCGTCATCACGGCCGTCGTCGTGGGCGCGTGCGTCGGCTTCCTGCCGCTCAACTGGCACAAGGCGAAGATGTTCATGGGCGACGCCGGCGCGCTCATGGTGGGCCTGCTCACCGCGACGGCGGCGATCTCGGTCACGGGCCAGATCGACCTCACGGTGCTCGGCGGCCGCTCGCAGATCCTCCCCGCCTTCATCCCCGTGCTGCTGCCGTTCGCGATCCTCGCGCTGCCGCTGCTCGACTTCGTGCTCGCGGTGCTGCGCAGGCTGCTCAACGGCCAGAGCCCCTTCGCCGCCGACCGCAAGCACCTGCACCACCGACTGCTCGACATGGGGCACACGCACCTCGGCGCCGTGCTCATCTTCTACTCGTGGACGATCGTCGTCTCGGTGGGCTGCCTGCTCTTCCTGTTCCTCGACGAGTGGGTCGCAGCCGGTATCATCGCTCTCGGCTTCCTCGTCTGCGCGGTCCTCACGGCATTGCCCGTGAGCCGTCGGGTCTGGCACTCCGCCAGGCGCCTCGCGAGGCTGCGAGCGGCGGAGCGCCGGGCGCGCAGCAGGAGGCAGAGCAAGGTCGAGGCAGGGGAGCGACGATGA
- the cysE gene encoding serine O-acetyltransferase: MLGIREDIRNAQLRDPAARGALEVWLTYSTLHAVWGHRWHHWLWRRGLRFAARAGSQWMRFMTGVEIHPGATIGRRLLIDHGMGVVIGETAVVGDDCLIYHQVTLGGTSSGAGRRHPVLGDRITVGAGAKILGPIVLGDDVKVGANAVVVRDAPAGVTLVGVPASVARSGSIEYQI; this comes from the coding sequence GTGCTGGGGATCCGCGAGGACATCCGGAACGCGCAGCTGCGCGATCCGGCGGCTCGCGGCGCCCTGGAGGTGTGGCTCACCTACTCGACGCTGCACGCCGTGTGGGGCCACCGCTGGCACCACTGGCTCTGGCGGCGCGGGCTGCGATTCGCAGCCCGCGCCGGCAGCCAGTGGATGCGGTTCATGACCGGCGTCGAGATCCACCCGGGCGCGACGATCGGTCGGCGCCTGCTCATCGACCACGGCATGGGCGTCGTGATCGGCGAGACCGCGGTCGTCGGCGACGACTGCCTCATCTACCACCAGGTGACGCTCGGCGGCACGAGCTCCGGTGCCGGCCGCAGGCACCCCGTGCTCGGCGACCGCATCACCGTGGGAGCCGGTGCGAAGATCCTCGGCCCCATCGTGCTCGGCGACGACGTGAAGGTCGGCGCGAACGCCGTCGTCGTGCGCGACGCCCCCGCAGGCGTGACGCTCGTGGGCGTGCCCGCCTCGGTCGCCCGCTCGGGCTCGATCGAGTACCAGATCTAG
- a CDS encoding F0F1 ATP synthase subunit delta codes for MRSATREALGALTTAVQASSGAGVSDAREVLQAARAIERTPQLLAALVDTNGTSADRDAIVARVFGSLGAEARRLLGVAAAQRWSSGADLLAGLEDAGIRLAATAADADVASEIHQFREIVAGDADLELALGGLLGEADDKALVVERLLAGRASEATLVILDHLVRSPRGRRIGALLAQAAETVADAAGAGIATVTTAVPLPDTQLRRLEASLTQRYGRRLQVQQVVDPQIIGGLRVAVADDVIDGTIRSKFTDLRLQLG; via the coding sequence GTGAGGTCCGCCACCCGTGAGGCGCTCGGCGCCCTGACGACCGCCGTGCAGGCGTCGTCGGGCGCCGGCGTCTCCGACGCCCGCGAGGTGCTGCAGGCGGCGCGCGCCATCGAGCGCACGCCGCAGCTGCTCGCGGCGCTCGTCGACACGAACGGCACGAGCGCCGACCGCGACGCGATCGTCGCGCGCGTCTTCGGCTCGCTCGGCGCCGAGGCACGTCGCCTGCTCGGCGTCGCCGCCGCGCAGCGCTGGTCCTCGGGCGCCGACCTGCTCGCCGGCCTCGAGGACGCGGGCATCCGCCTCGCGGCGACGGCGGCCGACGCCGACGTCGCGAGCGAGATCCACCAGTTCCGCGAGATCGTCGCGGGCGACGCGGACCTCGAGCTCGCGCTCGGTGGTCTGCTCGGCGAGGCCGACGACAAGGCCCTCGTGGTCGAGCGTCTGCTCGCCGGACGGGCCTCGGAGGCGACGCTCGTGATCCTCGACCACCTCGTGCGCTCGCCGCGCGGCCGCCGCATCGGCGCGCTGCTCGCGCAGGCCGCCGAGACGGTCGCCGACGCCGCCGGCGCCGGGATCGCGACGGTCACGACCGCCGTGCCCCTGCCGGACACGCAGCTGCGCAGGCTCGAGGCGAGCCTGACGCAGCGCTACGGACGACGCCTGCAGGTGCAGCAGGTCGTCGACCCCCAGATCATCGGCGGCCTCCGGGTCGCGGTCGCGGACGACGTCATCGATGGCACGATCCGCTCGAAGTTCACCGACCTCCGGCTGCAGCTGGGCTAG
- the prmC gene encoding peptide chain release factor N(5)-glutamine methyltransferase, translated as MPSGYGAEVPDLRATVTAARDALARVGVVGPDAEILAAHVLETSLGDLRMRMLRGAEVGPEDARRLGGLVARRGEREPLQHLTGEAHFRHVTLAVGPGVFTPRPETEVLVDHALAMVDAAGPAPVVVDACAGSGAVAIAIATERPATRVHAVELSGDAIAWTRCNVDALAPGIHVVQGDVAALDALLPDVAGAVDVLVSNPPYVPVAAVPRDPEVRLHDPALALYSGDDGLDVVRALADVGLRMVRAGGGIALEHGEEQGEGVRAVLTAAGWHDAATHADLTGRDRITTARR; from the coding sequence ATGCCTTCAGGGTACGGTGCCGAGGTGCCCGACCTCCGCGCGACCGTGACCGCCGCACGCGACGCCCTCGCGAGGGTCGGGGTCGTCGGTCCCGACGCCGAGATCCTCGCCGCGCACGTGCTCGAGACGTCGCTCGGCGACCTGCGGATGCGCATGCTGCGCGGCGCCGAGGTCGGCCCCGAGGACGCCCGCAGGCTCGGTGGGCTCGTGGCCCGTCGCGGCGAGCGCGAGCCGCTGCAGCACCTCACGGGCGAGGCGCACTTCCGCCACGTGACGCTCGCGGTCGGCCCCGGCGTCTTCACGCCGCGGCCCGAGACCGAGGTGCTCGTCGACCACGCGCTGGCGATGGTGGATGCGGCGGGCCCGGCGCCGGTCGTCGTCGACGCGTGCGCGGGCTCGGGCGCCGTCGCCATCGCGATCGCGACCGAGCGGCCGGCGACGCGCGTGCACGCCGTCGAGCTCTCGGGCGACGCGATCGCCTGGACGCGCTGCAACGTCGACGCGCTCGCGCCCGGCATCCACGTGGTGCAGGGCGACGTCGCGGCGCTCGACGCGCTGCTGCCCGACGTCGCAGGCGCCGTCGACGTGCTCGTGTCGAACCCGCCGTACGTGCCCGTCGCCGCCGTGCCGCGCGACCCCGAGGTGCGGCTGCACGACCCGGCGCTCGCGCTGTACTCGGGCGACGACGGCCTCGACGTCGTGCGCGCCCTCGCCGACGTGGGCCTGCGGATGGTGCGCGCAGGCGGCGGCATCGCGCTCGAGCACGGCGAGGAGCAGGGGGAGGGCGTGCGCGCGGTGCTGACCGCCGCGGGCTGGCACGACGCCGCGACGCATGCCGACCTCACGGGGCGCGACCGCATCACGACCGCGCGCCGCTGA
- the atpE gene encoding ATP synthase F0 subunit C, whose protein sequence is MNIVGYLAPIAFGLASIGSAIGVGIIVGKTIESVARQPELQGRLTGLMFLGIAFTEALAFIAIATGFIPFTAPA, encoded by the coding sequence ATGAACATCGTCGGCTACCTCGCCCCGATCGCATTCGGCCTCGCGTCCATCGGCTCCGCCATCGGCGTGGGCATCATCGTCGGCAAGACGATCGAGTCGGTCGCTCGCCAGCCCGAGCTCCAGGGCCGCCTGACGGGCCTCATGTTCCTCGGCATCGCCTTCACCGAGGCACTGGCGTTCATCGCCATCGCCACGGGCTTCATCCCGTTCACCGCCCCGGCCTGA
- a CDS encoding F0F1 ATP synthase subunit B produces the protein MQLAFPVVTADEHGEASPSNPLIPAIYDIVWSLVVFAIVLAFFFWLVPKLNKALDARRDAIEGALERAEAAEAKAKASVEENAAILAEARAEASQIREKARAEGAQILAELKVAAQEEADRVGATARAQIEAERQAAVQSLRQEVGVLALDLSEKVVGESLDEQRAAGIVDRFLADLEAEEAGRR, from the coding sequence ATGCAGCTCGCATTCCCCGTCGTCACGGCGGATGAGCACGGCGAGGCCAGCCCCTCGAACCCGCTGATCCCGGCGATCTACGACATCGTCTGGTCGCTGGTCGTGTTCGCGATCGTCCTCGCGTTCTTCTTCTGGCTCGTCCCGAAGCTGAACAAGGCGCTCGACGCACGTCGCGACGCCATCGAGGGTGCGCTCGAGCGCGCCGAGGCCGCCGAGGCGAAGGCGAAGGCCTCCGTCGAGGAGAACGCCGCGATCCTCGCCGAGGCTCGTGCCGAGGCGTCGCAGATCCGCGAGAAGGCGCGCGCCGAGGGTGCGCAGATCCTCGCGGAGCTGAAGGTCGCAGCGCAGGAGGAGGCCGACCGCGTCGGTGCCACCGCCCGCGCGCAGATCGAGGCCGAGCGCCAGGCTGCCGTGCAGTCGCTGCGCCAGGAGGTCGGCGTGCTCGCGCTCGACCTGTCCGAGAAGGTCGTCGGCGAGTCGCTCGACGAGCAGCGTGCCGCTGGCATCGTGGACCGCTTCCTCGCGGACCTCGAGGCCGAGGAGGCTGGTCGCCGGTGA
- a CDS encoding SRPBCC family protein: MRVVLDLVLDCDVERAWALLHSPAAMRFAMAPVLAPTPVDGAWPSTWPAATAVALDTRMLGVPSGRMTVELHDEVRGDVRIVHDRGGPQSGPLDALSSWRHRMAVSPLPDGRCRFRDRLDVSGAAAPAMWPTLWALWQWRGHRLQVLARREG, encoded by the coding sequence ATGCGGGTGGTGCTCGACCTCGTCCTCGACTGCGACGTCGAGCGCGCGTGGGCGCTGCTGCACTCCCCCGCCGCGATGCGGTTCGCGATGGCGCCCGTGCTGGCGCCGACGCCCGTCGACGGCGCGTGGCCCTCGACGTGGCCTGCGGCGACGGCGGTCGCGCTCGACACGCGGATGCTCGGGGTGCCGTCGGGCCGCATGACGGTGGAGCTGCACGACGAGGTGCGCGGCGACGTGCGCATCGTGCACGACCGCGGCGGCCCGCAGTCGGGGCCGCTCGACGCGCTGTCGTCGTGGCGGCATCGCATGGCCGTGTCGCCGCTGCCCGACGGCCGGTGTCGCTTCCGCGATCGGCTCGATGTGAGCGGCGCCGCCGCCCCGGCGATGTGGCCGACGCTGTGGGCGCTGTGGCAGTGGCGCGGGCACCGGCTGCAGGTGCTGGCGCGACGGGAGGGCTGA
- the atpA gene encoding F0F1 ATP synthase subunit alpha → MAEITISPDDIKGALSDFVASYEAKASSTSEVGRVTDAADGIAHVEGLPGVMANELVRFADGTLGLAQNLDETEIGVVVLGEFGGIVEGLEVTRTGEVLSVPVGDGYLGRVVDPLGAPIDGLGDIASTGRRALELQAAGVMDRKSVHEPMQTGIKAIDAMIPVGRGQRQLIIGDRQTGKTAIAIDTIINQKANWESGDVSKQVRCIYVAVGQKGSTIASVKGALEEAGAMEYTTIVAAPASDPAGFKYLAPYTGSAIGQHWMYEGKHVLIIFDDLSKQAEAYRAVSLLLRRPPGREAYPGDVFYLHSRLLERCAKLSDALGAGSMTGLPIIETKANDVSAYIPTNVISITDGQIFLQSDLFNANQRPAVDVGISVSRVGGDAQVKSIKKVSGTLKLELAQYRSLEAFAMFASDLDAASRRQLARGARLTELLKQPQYSPYPVEEQVVSIWAGTNGKMDDVPVSEVLRFEAELLDHLRRNSTVLTTLRDTNVLDDETLKTLESEVDAFAAGFVADESDSILGDDSSEQMPLEDVNQAQIVKGKR, encoded by the coding sequence ATGGCAGAGATCACCATCAGCCCCGATGACATCAAGGGTGCGCTGAGCGACTTCGTGGCCTCGTACGAGGCCAAGGCGTCGTCGACGAGCGAGGTCGGTCGCGTCACCGACGCCGCCGACGGCATCGCCCACGTCGAGGGCCTTCCCGGCGTCATGGCCAACGAGCTCGTCCGCTTCGCGGACGGCACGCTCGGCCTCGCCCAGAACCTCGACGAGACCGAGATCGGCGTCGTCGTGCTCGGCGAGTTCGGCGGCATCGTCGAGGGCCTCGAGGTCACCCGCACCGGCGAGGTCCTCTCGGTCCCCGTCGGCGACGGCTACCTCGGTCGCGTCGTCGACCCGCTCGGCGCCCCGATCGACGGCCTCGGCGACATCGCGTCGACCGGTCGTCGTGCGCTCGAGCTGCAGGCTGCAGGCGTCATGGACCGCAAGTCGGTCCACGAGCCCATGCAGACCGGCATCAAGGCGATCGACGCCATGATCCCCGTCGGCCGTGGTCAGCGTCAGCTGATCATCGGCGACCGCCAGACCGGCAAGACGGCGATCGCGATCGACACGATCATCAACCAGAAGGCCAACTGGGAGTCGGGCGACGTCTCGAAGCAGGTCCGCTGCATCTACGTCGCCGTCGGCCAGAAGGGCTCCACGATCGCCTCCGTCAAGGGTGCGCTCGAGGAGGCCGGCGCCATGGAGTACACGACGATCGTCGCCGCTCCCGCGTCGGACCCCGCCGGCTTCAAGTACCTCGCGCCGTACACCGGCTCGGCCATCGGCCAGCACTGGATGTACGAGGGCAAGCACGTCCTGATCATCTTCGACGACCTGTCGAAGCAGGCCGAGGCCTACCGCGCCGTGTCGCTGCTGCTGCGCCGCCCGCCGGGCCGCGAGGCATACCCCGGCGACGTCTTCTACCTGCACTCCCGTCTGCTCGAGCGCTGCGCCAAGCTCTCCGACGCCCTCGGCGCCGGCTCGATGACGGGTCTGCCCATCATCGAGACGAAGGCCAACGACGTCTCGGCGTACATCCCGACCAACGTGATCTCGATCACCGACGGCCAGATCTTCCTGCAGTCCGACCTCTTCAACGCCAACCAGCGTCCCGCGGTCGACGTCGGCATCTCGGTCTCGCGAGTCGGTGGCGACGCGCAGGTCAAGTCGATCAAGAAGGTCTCCGGCACGCTCAAGCTCGAGCTCGCCCAGTACCGCTCGCTCGAGGCGTTCGCGATGTTCGCATCCGACCTCGACGCCGCGTCGCGTCGTCAGCTCGCTCGAGGCGCACGCCTCACCGAGCTGCTGAAGCAGCCGCAGTACTCGCCGTACCCGGTCGAGGAGCAGGTCGTCTCGATCTGGGCGGGCACGAACGGCAAGATGGACGACGTGCCCGTGAGCGAGGTGCTGCGCTTCGAGGCAGAGCTGCTCGACCACCTGCGTCGCAACTCCACCGTGCTCACGACGCTGCGCGACACGAACGTGCTGGACGACGAGACGCTGAAGACGCTCGAGTCCGAGGTCGACGCGTTCGCCGCCGGCTTCGTCGCCGACGAGTCCGACTCGATCCTGGGCGACGACTCCTCCGAGCAGATGCCGCTCGAGGACGTCAACCAGGCGCAGATCGTGAAGGGCAAGCGCTAA